One window of the Brevibacterium limosum genome contains the following:
- a CDS encoding type 1 glutamine amidotransferase, with protein sequence MTRLLVIVNDIDSQPGLLTRWMISENVEFDLRIGGVSPLPNPVELDAYDGLIMLGGGYMPDETDRAPWLADEAELVRRALDADLPQFGICLGGQLIAHVIGGDVRARTGAPEKGYTRIDTTAEAAADPVFSAIRPRTSFVESHVDRIVALPEEATLLATSEACEFQAFRVGRAWGTQFHPESTRANIERWNAEKLQTLGFDKDTLLAEATELGPESECDSKALFSAFLTVVRD encoded by the coding sequence ATGACGCGGCTGCTCGTCATCGTCAATGACATCGACTCCCAGCCGGGGCTGCTGACACGGTGGATGATCAGCGAAAACGTCGAGTTCGATCTGCGCATCGGCGGGGTCTCACCGCTGCCGAACCCGGTCGAGCTCGACGCCTACGACGGGCTCATCATGCTCGGCGGCGGGTACATGCCCGATGAGACCGACCGGGCCCCGTGGTTGGCCGATGAGGCCGAACTCGTCCGCCGTGCGTTGGACGCGGATCTGCCGCAGTTCGGGATCTGCCTCGGCGGGCAGCTCATCGCCCACGTCATCGGGGGCGATGTGCGCGCCCGGACCGGGGCGCCGGAGAAGGGGTACACACGGATCGACACCACCGCCGAGGCGGCCGCGGACCCCGTGTTCTCCGCGATCCGACCGCGGACGTCGTTCGTCGAAAGCCACGTCGACCGCATCGTCGCCCTGCCCGAGGAGGCGACCCTGCTGGCCACGAGCGAGGCCTGCGAATTCCAGGCGTTCCGCGTCGGTCGAGCGTGGGGCACGCAGTTCCATCCGGAGTCGACGCGGGCGAACATCGAACGCTGGAATGCGGAGAAACTGCAGACATTGGGGTTCGATAAAGATACCCTGTTGGCAGAGGCGACGGAGCTCGGGCCCGAGAGTGAATGTGATTCGAAGGCTCTGTTCTCGGCGTTTCTCACAGTGGTCCGAGACTGA
- a CDS encoding APC family permease → MRHSRRSGHGGIVSDKEPTTTIDPGDGDQPETLKRVMGPKLLLLFIVGDILGTGVYALTGKVAGQVGGAGWAPVILAFLIALITAFSYMELVTKYPHAAGAALYTHKAFGIHFVTFLVAFAVLSSGITSASTASNVFAANLVAGFGWDVSGSGVMWIALGFLTLIALINLRGVGESVWFNVVLTLIELSGLLLVIVVGFFALGSGDADFSRVMIFETEGDKSVFLAVTGATALAFFSMVGFEDSVNMVEETKDPRVFPKIMLSGLTITGIIYVLVSLVTVAAVPIGVLTESETPLLEVVREGAPGLPIDTIFPFMTMFAVANSALINMLMASRLLYGMAKQNVLPPVFAKVMAGRRSPWVSIIFTTLIAYALIFVVTTILPETVTASLGGTTSLLLLAVFAVVNVAVLILRKDKSVHDHFKAPTVLPWIGVITCVFLVGPWARLDELIQYQIAAALVGIGVVLWGVTWFWNRSTKGTSTRFRNPEELT, encoded by the coding sequence ATGCGGCACAGCCGCCGCAGTGGACACGGAGGAATCGTGAGCGACAAGGAACCCACGACCACAATCGACCCCGGTGACGGAGACCAGCCCGAGACCCTCAAGCGGGTCATGGGGCCGAAGCTGCTGCTTCTGTTCATCGTCGGAGACATCCTCGGAACCGGTGTCTATGCGCTGACCGGCAAGGTGGCAGGGCAGGTCGGCGGTGCCGGCTGGGCACCGGTGATCCTCGCCTTCCTCATCGCGCTGATCACCGCGTTCTCCTATATGGAGCTCGTGACGAAGTACCCGCATGCCGCGGGTGCCGCGCTGTACACGCACAAGGCGTTCGGGATCCACTTCGTGACGTTCCTCGTCGCCTTCGCCGTGCTCAGCTCAGGAATCACCTCGGCGTCGACGGCATCGAATGTCTTCGCCGCCAACCTCGTGGCCGGCTTCGGTTGGGACGTATCGGGCAGCGGGGTGATGTGGATTGCGCTGGGCTTCCTCACCCTCATCGCGCTGATCAACCTCCGCGGTGTCGGCGAGAGCGTGTGGTTCAACGTCGTCCTCACCCTCATCGAACTCAGCGGTCTGCTGCTGGTCATCGTCGTCGGGTTCTTCGCACTCGGTTCGGGCGATGCCGACTTCTCGCGCGTGATGATCTTCGAGACCGAGGGTGACAAGAGCGTCTTCCTCGCGGTCACCGGTGCCACTGCGCTCGCGTTCTTCTCCATGGTCGGATTCGAGGATTCGGTCAACATGGTCGAAGAGACGAAGGACCCGCGGGTCTTTCCGAAGATCATGCTCTCGGGCCTGACGATCACCGGCATCATCTACGTCCTCGTCTCCCTCGTCACCGTCGCGGCAGTGCCCATCGGCGTGCTCACCGAGAGCGAGACTCCGCTGCTCGAGGTCGTCCGCGAGGGTGCCCCGGGCCTGCCGATCGATACGATCTTCCCGTTCATGACGATGTTCGCCGTCGCGAACTCGGCCCTGATCAACATGCTCATGGCCAGCCGTCTGCTGTACGGAATGGCCAAGCAGAATGTGCTCCCGCCCGTGTTCGCGAAGGTCATGGCCGGCCGCCGTTCGCCGTGGGTGTCGATCATCTTCACGACGCTGATCGCCTATGCGCTCATCTTCGTCGTGACCACGATCCTGCCCGAGACGGTGACCGCGTCCCTGGGCGGAACCACCTCGTTGCTGCTGTTGGCCGTGTTCGCCGTCGTGAACGTCGCGGTGCTCATCCTGCGCAAGGACAAGTCCGTCCACGATCACTTCAAGGCGCCGACGGTTCTGCCGTGGATCGGCGTCATCACCTGCGTGTTCCTCGTCGGCCCGTGGGCCCGCCTCGATGAGCTCATCCAGTATCAGATCGCAGCGGCGCTCGTCGGCATCGGCGTCGTCCTGTGGGGCGTGACCTGGTTCTGGAACCGTTCGACGAAGGGCACGAGCACCCGGTTCCGCAATCCCGAAGAACTGACGTGA
- a CDS encoding universal stress protein → MTVLVGYVNNPAGHAALDAGIAQAKKDGRELIVVNASRSAQRNDSYRLGEGELKSVNTYLARADVEFRVLTLGSEFDPAEQILDTATEVGAELIVLGTRKRTPVGKFLLGSTIQKVILDAEAPVLCVKAAH, encoded by the coding sequence ATGACAGTACTCGTCGGTTACGTCAACAATCCCGCCGGACATGCTGCTCTCGATGCCGGCATCGCGCAGGCGAAGAAGGACGGCAGGGAACTCATCGTCGTCAATGCGTCACGGTCGGCGCAGCGCAACGATTCCTATCGCCTCGGCGAGGGTGAGCTCAAGTCGGTCAACACCTATCTGGCCAGGGCGGACGTCGAGTTTCGCGTGCTGACTCTGGGCAGCGAATTCGACCCGGCCGAGCAGATCCTCGACACCGCCACCGAGGTGGGAGCCGAGCTCATCGTGCTCGGCACCCGGAAGCGCACCCCGGTCGGGAAGTTCCTGCTCGGGTCGACGATCCAGAAGGTCATCCTCGACGCCGAAGCCCCGGTGCTGTGCGTGAAAGCCGCGCACTGA
- a CDS encoding NAD(P)/FAD-dependent oxidoreductase, which yields MSDARDSSPESGQTTFDVAVIGGGAGGLAASIALARSLRSVIVIDAGQLRNSSSAHAHNVLGHEGIRPQNLVAKGRTEAEEYGVTFIEATVTTVHTRDPDAGPAEEVPQYRFELSTSVGVEVTARRIIIATGLSDELPDIPGLADGWGDTVLHCPYCHGYEVRGQRIGVIGTTAMSYHQAMLFSQLSDQVSFIRHNAPAPDSEQEAMLDTLGIEYIDSTVTEAARTESGTVVSLAAGESGDGANALTFDALAVGAYARANADLFAQLGGEVVAHPSGMGTYIPTQMAGQTDVPGVWAVGNAADVSAMVVASTASGVLAGAHVNADLIMESLG from the coding sequence GTGTCCGACGCACGCGATTCGTCCCCCGAATCTGGGCAGACCACCTTTGATGTCGCCGTCATCGGCGGTGGCGCAGGGGGCCTCGCCGCATCGATCGCCCTGGCCAGGTCGCTGCGCTCCGTCATCGTCATCGACGCCGGTCAGCTGCGCAATTCCTCGAGCGCCCATGCACACAACGTCCTCGGTCACGAAGGCATCAGACCGCAGAATCTCGTGGCGAAGGGGCGCACCGAGGCCGAAGAGTACGGGGTGACCTTCATCGAAGCGACCGTGACCACAGTCCACACCCGTGATCCAGACGCCGGCCCCGCCGAGGAGGTCCCACAGTATCGGTTCGAACTGTCCACTTCGGTCGGAGTTGAGGTCACGGCCCGCCGCATCATCATCGCCACCGGTCTGAGCGACGAGCTTCCGGACATTCCGGGCCTCGCCGATGGCTGGGGCGACACCGTCCTGCACTGCCCCTACTGCCACGGCTACGAAGTGCGCGGACAGCGCATCGGGGTCATCGGCACGACGGCGATGTCATACCACCAGGCGATGCTGTTCTCCCAGCTCAGCGACCAAGTCAGCTTCATCCGCCACAACGCTCCCGCTCCTGATTCCGAGCAGGAGGCGATGCTCGATACGCTCGGCATCGAATACATCGATTCCACCGTCACCGAGGCGGCCCGCACCGAGTCCGGAACCGTCGTTTCACTCGCGGCTGGCGAATCCGGGGACGGAGCGAACGCGCTCACCTTCGATGCGCTCGCCGTCGGTGCGTATGCGCGAGCAAATGCCGATCTGTTCGCCCAGCTCGGCGGCGAAGTCGTCGCGCACCCGAGCGGAATGGGCACCTATATCCCCACGCAGATGGCCGGGCAGACCGATGTGCCCGGAGTTTGGGCGGTCGGCAACGCCGCAGACGTATCGGCGATGGTCGTGGCCAGCACCGCCAGCGGCGTGCTGGCCGGCGCGCATGTCAACGCCGACCTCATCATGGAGTCGCTCGGGTGA
- a CDS encoding helix-turn-helix domain-containing protein has product MSEILAEGPAPIEAQEAIRQSLAGVGARLRGLRQEQKRTLDEVAEQAGMSLSTLSRLESGKRKPSLELLLPLAGVYGLPLDELVGTPPIGDPRIHISPRKFHGQTILPLSRGAIGVQAFKHIVDGRQTPKLGSLKTHPGFEWVYVIRGRLTLILGDRTMVLSAGEAAEFDTRTPHWFGGADDDGVEYLSLFGPEGQRVHMKS; this is encoded by the coding sequence ATGTCAGAGATTCTCGCCGAGGGACCTGCGCCGATCGAAGCACAGGAAGCCATCAGGCAATCGTTGGCGGGGGTCGGCGCCCGCCTGCGAGGACTGCGGCAGGAGCAGAAACGCACCCTCGACGAGGTGGCCGAGCAGGCCGGAATGTCGTTGAGTACGCTGTCGCGCCTGGAGTCCGGGAAGCGCAAGCCGAGCCTGGAGCTGCTGCTGCCGCTGGCCGGTGTCTATGGGCTCCCGCTCGACGAGCTCGTGGGGACTCCGCCGATCGGGGACCCGCGCATCCACATCTCACCGCGGAAGTTCCACGGTCAGACCATCTTGCCGCTCAGTCGTGGAGCGATAGGAGTGCAGGCCTTCAAACACATCGTCGATGGTCGGCAGACTCCGAAGCTCGGTTCGCTGAAAACCCACCCCGGGTTCGAGTGGGTCTATGTGATCCGAGGTCGGCTCACCCTCATCCTCGGTGACCGGACGATGGTCCTCAGCGCCGGCGAGGCCGCCGAGTTCGATACTCGAACTCCTCATTGGTTCGGGGGAGCTGACGACGACGGGGTCGAATATCTCAGCCTCTTCGGTCCCGAGGGGCAGCGCGTGCATATGAAGAGCTGA
- a CDS encoding DUF222 domain-containing protein, translated as MALIPDRRHGEHNNREVGKPSPEPPPPISPPESSPPKSRLTDSPPAIPRPAADPASSPPDGRNESAGQTYRELLAEAGLDLTGHPLADRFDGIAEDSFDDEDAEGGDLAATVAVAENSNEASAGEADATGSSLPGGDVRSGQGLWSSRTTLPETEEEVRACIKEIEARQSAWMKAKREEREAQRAAEREEYLRKNPQDRGECEELERERAEWKARVERYEERKRAKEEAERIAEAERAERHKALAERYASAADAHPLLDEYRWSDLRHAAPEVTESIDSLQSLLEGLHDFTRPMGPDDAVTLLDGLETLNRLTESLSVVTLSVFERVGTPRDYGAKTTKALVQHRLNLSSQEAGRRTQLAECLGKRTSLSGESIEAQFPVLAAALREGVLSANQASTISKCLKNLPANVSEDDRIKAESLLVEKAQVVRVCDIHALFQEILGWIDPDGQEPKEAADRDDFNVNLRQLKDGTWTLKGRLDEETGGVLNGLLTSRIKTGSQSDEDGCANAAGVDGGADPADGAHPAAGDGAESESTFDQEVVTAYREVLRGDRSDCLDPSLDFTQPQIGANGEVPQGAGVKQDGTLVAMAAEQPSVRRRIYERFSSVIGSIEMNRIKAGAAYALVVTAKAEDLANRTGQAVTGAEAPFPIDSAALEGLNGSVFFHLMSEQTKSMALATERRLATEKQLAILASRDQGCTFPGCDTPPGWCEAHHVVPWARGGKTNVNNLTLACSAHHHLLDNTEWDCRMLKDGRPAWVPPAVIDPAQEPVLHARFIAREIGETLFG; from the coding sequence ATGGCTCTCATCCCCGACCGAAGGCACGGCGAGCACAACAATCGCGAGGTAGGAAAGCCCTCGCCGGAACCACCCCCACCGATCTCTCCGCCTGAATCCTCGCCACCCAAATCCCGACTTACCGATTCCCCACCGGCCATTCCCCGGCCAGCGGCAGATCCTGCGTCTTCGCCTCCTGACGGCAGGAACGAATCCGCCGGGCAGACCTACCGAGAGCTGCTCGCAGAAGCCGGTCTTGATCTGACCGGCCACCCCCTCGCTGATCGGTTCGACGGCATCGCCGAAGACTCGTTCGACGACGAAGATGCTGAAGGTGGCGATCTCGCTGCGACAGTCGCAGTCGCCGAGAACAGCAACGAAGCGAGCGCCGGCGAGGCAGACGCGACTGGATCATCTCTTCCCGGCGGCGATGTTCGCAGCGGGCAGGGACTCTGGTCGAGCAGGACGACGCTGCCGGAGACCGAAGAGGAAGTCCGAGCGTGCATCAAAGAGATCGAAGCACGCCAGAGCGCGTGGATGAAGGCGAAGCGCGAAGAACGTGAGGCGCAGCGTGCCGCAGAGCGTGAGGAATATCTGCGGAAGAACCCTCAGGATCGCGGGGAGTGCGAGGAACTCGAACGCGAAAGAGCGGAGTGGAAAGCACGCGTCGAGCGCTACGAAGAGAGGAAGAGGGCAAAGGAGGAAGCCGAACGTATCGCCGAGGCTGAACGCGCTGAACGGCACAAAGCGCTTGCCGAACGCTATGCTTCGGCAGCCGACGCCCACCCCCTTCTCGACGAGTATCGCTGGTCGGACCTCAGACATGCAGCTCCAGAGGTCACTGAAAGCATCGACAGCCTGCAGAGTCTGCTCGAAGGGCTTCACGACTTCACTCGTCCCATGGGGCCTGACGATGCGGTGACGCTCCTCGACGGTCTCGAGACCTTGAACCGTCTGACGGAATCGCTGTCGGTCGTAACGCTGTCAGTGTTCGAACGTGTCGGTACGCCCCGTGACTATGGCGCGAAGACCACGAAGGCGCTGGTCCAGCACCGGCTCAACCTGTCTTCGCAGGAGGCCGGCCGTCGCACTCAGCTCGCCGAGTGCTTGGGGAAGCGGACCAGCCTGAGCGGAGAGTCGATCGAAGCGCAGTTTCCCGTCCTCGCGGCTGCTCTGCGGGAAGGCGTACTGTCGGCGAATCAGGCTTCGACGATCTCCAAGTGTTTGAAGAACCTGCCGGCGAACGTGTCGGAAGACGACAGGATCAAGGCTGAAAGCCTGCTCGTCGAGAAAGCTCAGGTGGTTCGCGTCTGCGATATCCATGCACTGTTCCAAGAGATTCTGGGCTGGATCGATCCTGACGGGCAGGAACCGAAGGAAGCGGCAGACCGGGACGATTTCAATGTCAATCTGCGGCAGCTGAAGGACGGAACGTGGACTCTCAAAGGCCGGCTCGACGAGGAGACCGGAGGTGTCCTCAACGGGCTGCTGACCTCGCGCATCAAAACCGGTTCACAGTCGGACGAGGACGGCTGCGCGAATGCGGCAGGCGTCGATGGCGGTGCCGATCCAGCCGACGGTGCACACCCAGCCGCCGGAGACGGTGCTGAGAGCGAGAGCACCTTCGACCAGGAAGTCGTGACCGCCTATAGGGAAGTTCTGCGCGGTGACCGCTCGGACTGCCTCGACCCCTCGCTCGACTTCACCCAGCCGCAGATCGGTGCGAATGGAGAGGTCCCGCAAGGAGCCGGTGTGAAGCAGGACGGCACCCTGGTGGCTATGGCCGCTGAACAGCCGAGTGTCCGCCGTCGTATCTACGAGCGCTTCTCCAGCGTCATCGGCAGCATCGAAATGAACCGCATCAAGGCCGGAGCGGCCTACGCGCTGGTTGTCACCGCCAAGGCCGAAGACCTCGCGAACCGGACGGGCCAAGCCGTCACCGGAGCAGAAGCGCCGTTCCCGATCGACTCCGCTGCTCTGGAGGGGCTGAACGGCTCGGTCTTCTTCCATCTCATGAGCGAGCAGACGAAATCGATGGCTCTGGCGACCGAAAGACGTTTGGCCACCGAGAAACAGCTGGCGATCCTCGCCAGCCGCGACCAGGGATGCACATTCCCCGGATGCGACACTCCTCCCGGATGGTGCGAAGCGCACCACGTCGTCCCGTGGGCGCGAGGAGGCAAAACGAACGTCAACAATCTCACGTTGGCGTGTTCCGCGCATCACCACCTGCTAGACAACACCGAGTGGGATTGCAGGATGCTCAAAGACGGCCGCCCCGCCTGGGTGCCGCCAGCCGTGATCGACCCGGCGCAGGAGCCGGTGCTCCACGCTCGGTTCATCGCGCGCGAGATCGGAGAGACTCTCTTCGGCTGA
- a CDS encoding LLM class flavin-dependent oxidoreductase, giving the protein MKLSILDLVPVRTGQTTADSFAASKQIIDTADKLGFTRYWVAEHHNMPSIASTMPGPELMHLGQGTHQIRLGSGGVMLPNHAPLAVAELFALLSAVYGDRIDLGIGRAPGTDPITSAAMRGHLGEGRMVDREGRAIDPVEQFPQHVIDTLSLMQPEGMRVPLHGGREHVLKATPAAEPGTQPLPWLLGSSGYSARLAAELGMPYVFANHFASGATTGMKIYRDNFTPGAYGDKPQTFVTANVVVAPTEEEAQLRSEPFMLQMSRMRTGGPMEKLHLAGDDVRSVMTDQERMVGEELSGNWIIGDPNSAAAQLEELAERFDVDEIMIQPIAGAMEAEDVREDPGRIQTIELLAAEFLGASGAPGTADADADI; this is encoded by the coding sequence ATGAAGCTTTCCATCCTTGACCTCGTCCCTGTCCGCACGGGACAGACCACAGCAGATTCGTTCGCCGCCTCGAAGCAGATCATCGACACGGCAGACAAGCTCGGCTTCACTCGCTACTGGGTGGCCGAGCACCACAACATGCCATCGATCGCCTCGACGATGCCTGGACCCGAACTCATGCACCTCGGCCAGGGGACACATCAGATCCGCCTCGGCTCCGGTGGGGTCATGCTTCCCAACCACGCCCCACTGGCAGTCGCCGAGCTCTTCGCCCTGCTGTCGGCGGTCTACGGCGACCGCATCGACCTGGGCATCGGACGTGCACCGGGGACGGACCCGATCACCTCGGCGGCAATGCGTGGCCACCTCGGTGAAGGAAGGATGGTCGACCGTGAAGGGCGCGCCATCGACCCCGTCGAACAGTTCCCCCAACATGTGATCGACACTCTCAGCCTCATGCAGCCCGAAGGGATGCGAGTTCCACTCCACGGTGGGCGCGAACATGTGCTCAAAGCGACTCCCGCCGCGGAGCCGGGAACTCAGCCCCTGCCTTGGCTGCTCGGGTCATCCGGCTACTCGGCCAGACTGGCAGCTGAACTCGGCATGCCCTATGTCTTTGCCAACCACTTCGCATCCGGTGCCACCACCGGAATGAAGATCTACCGCGACAACTTCACTCCGGGAGCCTACGGCGACAAACCGCAGACCTTCGTCACAGCCAACGTCGTCGTCGCACCCACCGAAGAAGAGGCACAGCTGCGATCGGAGCCCTTCATGCTGCAGATGTCCCGAATGCGCACCGGCGGACCCATGGAGAAGCTGCACCTGGCCGGTGACGACGTGCGTTCGGTGATGACCGACCAAGAGCGCATGGTCGGCGAAGAGCTCTCAGGGAACTGGATCATCGGGGACCCGAATTCCGCGGCCGCGCAGCTCGAAGAGCTCGCAGAGCGCTTCGATGTCGACGAGATCATGATCCAGCCGATCGCCGGTGCCATGGAGGCCGAAGACGTGCGAGAAGACCCGGGGCGGATCCAGACGATCGAGCTGCTCGCCGCCGAATTCCTCGGTGCCTCCGGTGCTCCCGGCACCGCTGATGCCGACGCCGATATCTGA
- a CDS encoding C40 family peptidase has protein sequence MRTKIAVSAALGVGLVFGAGAPALSSNLSSTDAARTSGISADVVPGQELERITDGKIEKGETAYVDVTVATLWTDPKAPRKVDKPALQHPVDLKKWNKNLESTDVRRGLTGKTETQATYGSEVFVLDIKGGWAKVAVTDQKTPKDKKGYPGWLPKKQLVENDRFGKLREDQPRAVVTKPKSELEGIEFTKDTGADVSFNVDLPLIAQDVDDVRVALPGGGAAWIDIDDLDVYDVGDKPEKPSGKDLVKTAKQFEGLRYLWAGVSAYGFDCSGFTYSIYRAHGIDLPRDSGEQAKAGKAVSSSNLKPGDLLFFSTSSGTVHHVGMYVGDGKMIHSPNASKDVYVTDWKKWDTGNEFSGARRIL, from the coding sequence ATGCGTACCAAAATTGCTGTTTCGGCAGCACTTGGGGTCGGACTGGTTTTCGGCGCCGGTGCTCCCGCACTGTCGAGCAATCTGTCCTCGACCGACGCCGCAAGAACGTCCGGCATCTCCGCTGATGTCGTCCCCGGCCAAGAACTCGAACGAATCACCGACGGCAAGATCGAAAAGGGCGAAACCGCCTACGTCGATGTCACCGTAGCGACGCTGTGGACCGACCCGAAGGCTCCGCGCAAGGTCGACAAGCCTGCGCTCCAGCACCCCGTCGACCTCAAGAAGTGGAACAAGAACCTCGAATCCACCGACGTGCGCCGAGGTCTGACAGGCAAAACCGAGACCCAGGCAACCTACGGTTCGGAAGTCTTCGTGCTCGACATCAAGGGCGGCTGGGCCAAGGTCGCCGTCACCGACCAGAAGACCCCGAAGGACAAGAAGGGCTACCCGGGCTGGCTGCCGAAGAAGCAGCTTGTCGAAAACGACCGGTTCGGAAAACTCCGCGAAGACCAGCCCCGCGCCGTAGTCACGAAGCCCAAGAGCGAACTCGAAGGCATCGAATTCACCAAGGACACCGGTGCTGACGTCAGCTTCAACGTCGACCTGCCCCTCATCGCCCAGGACGTCGACGACGTCCGCGTGGCTCTCCCCGGAGGCGGCGCCGCCTGGATCGACATCGACGACTTGGATGTCTACGACGTCGGCGACAAGCCCGAGAAGCCCAGCGGCAAAGACCTCGTGAAGACCGCGAAGCAGTTCGAAGGCCTGCGCTACCTGTGGGCCGGAGTCTCCGCCTACGGATTCGACTGCTCCGGATTCACCTACTCCATCTACAGGGCCCATGGCATCGACCTGCCCCGCGACTCGGGCGAACAGGCGAAGGCGGGCAAGGCCGTCTCCTCGTCGAACCTCAAGCCCGGAGACCTGCTGTTCTTCTCGACCAGCTCGGGAACGGTCCACCATGTCGGCATGTACGTCGGCGACGGCAAAATGATCCACTCGCCCAACGCGTCGAAGGATGTCTACGTCACCGACTGGAAGAAGTGGGACACCGGAAACGAATTCTCCGGAGCCCGTCGGATCCTCTGA